The following are encoded in a window of Corynebacterium argentoratense DSM 44202 genomic DNA:
- the pgeF gene encoding peptidoglycan editing factor PgeF, with amino-acid sequence MDRPVRKVFTSRRGGVSAVPYDSFNLGDHVGDDPQAVVANRARLAEVLGLQRLVWMEQMHTNTVTVVDGSTDNPVAATDAIVTTERGLGLCVLVADCTPVLLSDHDAGVVAAVHAGRLGARNGIVARTVDTMVGLGANPEKIHALLGPAASGERYELPEAMARDVDNHLPGSYCTTLKGTPGVDIRAGLAYQLYTKGVSNIDIDRRCTIEDPEFFSHRREGVTGRQAGVIWLTEQ; translated from the coding sequence ATGGATCGCCCCGTCCGTAAGGTCTTCACCTCCCGCCGCGGTGGGGTGTCTGCCGTGCCGTACGATTCGTTCAACCTGGGTGATCACGTCGGTGATGATCCGCAGGCGGTTGTCGCTAACCGTGCGCGTTTGGCGGAGGTCCTTGGACTGCAGCGGTTGGTGTGGATGGAGCAGATGCACACCAATACGGTGACGGTCGTCGACGGTTCCACGGATAATCCCGTCGCTGCCACTGATGCGATTGTGACCACCGAGCGCGGCCTGGGGTTGTGCGTTTTGGTTGCCGATTGCACGCCGGTGTTGCTCAGTGATCATGACGCCGGGGTGGTTGCTGCCGTGCACGCAGGTCGCCTGGGTGCACGTAACGGCATCGTCGCCCGCACGGTGGATACCATGGTGGGGTTGGGTGCCAACCCCGAAAAGATTCACGCGTTGCTTGGGCCTGCGGCATCTGGTGAGCGCTACGAGCTTCCCGAGGCGATGGCCCGCGACGTCGACAATCATTTGCCTGGGTCCTATTGCACAACACTGAAAGGTACCCCGGGTGTGGACATCCGGGCGGGCTTGGCGTATCAGCTCTACACCAAGGGTGTTAGCAATATTGATATTGACCGGCGGTGCACCATCGAAGACCCGGAATTCTTTTCGCATCGGCGCGAGGGAGTGACGGGTCGACAAGCCGGTGTTATCTGGCTGACAGAGCAGTAA
- the ftsZ gene encoding cell division protein FtsZ gives MSNPNNNYLAVLKVVGVGGGGVNAVNRMIEGGLKGVEFIAVNTDSQALMFSDADTKLAIGREATRGLGAGADPNVGRESAEEYKEKIQESLEGADMVFVTAGEGGGTGTGAAPVVASIAKKMGALTVGIVTRPFSFEGKRRSRMADEGIEALREACDTLIIIPNDRLLQLGEENLSMVDAFKAADKVLHNGVQGITDLITTPGLINVDFADVRSVIKDAGTALMGIGSARGERRAVEAIEQAINSPLLETTMDGAKGVLLSFAGGSDIGLAEVTEAANIVQELCDEDCNFIFGSILDDNMGDEVRVTVVASGFDGSPNPSAKASHSAQQAQGVHAVLGESAQTPAESGSLFESTVAEFSSREVSEPTERPEAAAASRSERLDRSDRLQRSDRSDRSDRASGMFTTRDDYRRVDDDDDELDVPSFMTHRRR, from the coding sequence ATGTCAAACCCAAACAACAATTACCTGGCTGTACTCAAGGTTGTCGGCGTCGGTGGCGGCGGCGTCAACGCGGTCAACCGCATGATCGAAGGGGGCTTGAAGGGCGTCGAGTTCATCGCCGTCAACACTGACTCCCAGGCACTGATGTTCTCTGATGCTGACACCAAGCTTGCTATTGGCCGCGAGGCAACCCGTGGTCTCGGCGCTGGTGCGGATCCGAACGTTGGGCGCGAGAGCGCTGAAGAGTACAAAGAGAAGATCCAGGAGTCCCTGGAGGGCGCCGACATGGTCTTCGTCACCGCAGGTGAGGGTGGTGGCACCGGTACCGGTGCCGCTCCGGTGGTTGCATCCATCGCTAAGAAGATGGGCGCATTGACCGTGGGTATTGTCACCCGTCCGTTCTCTTTCGAAGGCAAGCGCCGCTCCCGCATGGCTGACGAAGGTATCGAGGCTCTGCGTGAAGCTTGCGACACGCTGATCATCATCCCCAACGATCGCCTGTTGCAGCTTGGCGAAGAGAACCTGTCGATGGTTGACGCCTTCAAGGCCGCCGATAAGGTGCTTCACAACGGTGTGCAGGGCATTACCGACCTAATCACCACCCCCGGTTTGATCAACGTTGACTTCGCCGATGTTCGCTCCGTGATTAAGGACGCTGGCACAGCGTTGATGGGCATCGGTTCGGCTCGCGGTGAGCGCCGCGCGGTTGAGGCCATTGAGCAGGCTATTAACTCCCCACTGTTGGAGACCACGATGGACGGCGCCAAGGGTGTTCTTCTGTCCTTTGCTGGTGGTTCCGACATTGGCCTTGCAGAGGTCACTGAGGCGGCAAACATTGTCCAGGAACTGTGCGATGAGGACTGCAACTTCATCTTCGGTTCCATTCTGGACGACAACATGGGCGACGAAGTTCGCGTGACTGTTGTTGCTTCCGGTTTTGATGGCAGCCCGAACCCCTCGGCGAAGGCTTCGCACTCTGCTCAGCAGGCTCAGGGTGTACACGCTGTGTTGGGTGAGTCCGCACAGACACCTGCAGAAAGCGGATCTTTGTTTGAGTCCACCGTGGCAGAGTTCTCCAGCCGTGAGGTTAGCGAGCCGACCGAGCGTCCGGAGGCGGCTGCCGCTTCCCGCTCTGAGCGTCTGGATCGTAGCGATCGTCTGCAGCGCAGCGATCGTAGTGACCGCAGTGACCGTGCGAGCGGGATGTTTACCACTCGCGATGATTACCGCCGTGTTGATGATGATGACGATGAGCTCGACGTCCCATCCTTCATGACCCACCGCCGCCGCTAA
- a CDS encoding cell division protein FtsQ/DivIB has product MPKVTASPESPELPRKPGLPRLSVRRLAVWGGAVLAVVVLAAALVLLVPIFKVSGFKVEGNSHTDSQAIEQATLIVPGQNLARIDASAAADRVVELPWVRQASVVRQWPSTVRVEVAEREALMYAKRSDGDHLIDSRGVAFIIDSPPTGCVEVTGTKDDDVALFRDVATVLEALSPPVREQIAQVQAPSEYALSLVTVDGRVVEWGSSANAGDKALATAAVLTQEGQQWNVSNPELVTKR; this is encoded by the coding sequence GTGCCTAAGGTGACTGCATCGCCAGAGTCTCCGGAGTTGCCGAGGAAGCCCGGGTTGCCCAGGTTGTCTGTGCGCAGGCTAGCTGTGTGGGGTGGGGCAGTGTTGGCTGTGGTCGTCTTGGCTGCGGCGTTGGTGTTGCTGGTGCCGATTTTTAAGGTGTCGGGTTTCAAGGTCGAGGGCAATTCCCATACTGATTCTCAGGCTATCGAGCAGGCGACGCTGATTGTGCCCGGGCAGAATTTGGCGCGCATTGATGCTTCCGCTGCTGCTGATCGGGTGGTGGAGTTGCCGTGGGTGCGCCAGGCTAGTGTGGTGCGCCAGTGGCCGTCGACGGTTCGGGTGGAGGTCGCCGAGCGTGAGGCTTTGATGTATGCCAAGCGTAGCGATGGTGACCACCTGATCGATAGTCGCGGCGTCGCTTTCATTATTGATTCTCCGCCGACCGGCTGCGTGGAGGTCACGGGGACCAAAGATGATGACGTCGCGTTGTTCCGTGATGTTGCCACAGTGCTTGAGGCTTTGAGTCCGCCGGTTAGGGAGCAGATTGCGCAGGTGCAGGCGCCGTCGGAGTATGCGCTGTCGTTGGTTACTGTTGATGGCCGGGTTGTCGAGTGGGGTTCTTCGGCGAACGCGGGGGATAAGGCACTTGCTACTGCTGCTGTGTTGACACAAGAGGGCCAGCAATGGAATGTCTCCAACCCAGAGCTCGTCACTAAGCGATAA
- the murC gene encoding UDP-N-acetylmuramate--L-alanine ligase, whose translation MVESVDLSRVHLVGIGGAGMSGVARILLSRGAVVTGSDAKDSRVVLALRSMGAKVAIGHDAANLSLAGEPPTVVVTSFAAIPKDNPELVEAQRLGIPVIRRSDLLAKVMEGSTQVLIAGTHGKTSTTSMTVVAMQAAGLDPSFAIGGQLNKAGTNAHHGSGRVFVAEADESDASLLTYAPDVAVVTNIEPDHLDFFGTPLAYFKVFDDFAALVSDTLIVGLDDEHAAALAKRCLDAGVGCKVVGYGTEQACAQHPSVPAAAVVSGVETTASGSHFSVALASGEVEVDLQVPGLHMALNAAAAIVAGACVGGDPQALARGVSDFSGVRRRFEYKGEVVLQPGTEAVQVFDDYAHHPTEVAAVLKASREKVEQKGSGRVIVAFQPHLYSRTIEFQHEFAEALSAADKVVLLDIFGAREEPVEGIDGRIIAGKMTTSVVYQPDFSQVAATVAKIVRPGDIVLTMGAGTVTMASEEIVLALQERAGA comes from the coding sequence ATTTTGCTCAGCCGGGGTGCTGTGGTGACGGGGTCGGATGCGAAGGATTCGCGTGTGGTCTTGGCGTTGCGGTCGATGGGGGCGAAGGTTGCCATTGGTCATGACGCCGCGAATTTGTCGTTGGCGGGTGAGCCGCCGACGGTTGTGGTGACGTCCTTTGCTGCGATCCCGAAGGATAACCCTGAGCTTGTTGAAGCGCAGCGGTTGGGTATTCCGGTGATCCGTCGTTCTGATTTGTTGGCGAAGGTGATGGAGGGCTCCACCCAGGTGTTGATCGCCGGCACCCACGGTAAGACGTCGACGACGTCGATGACTGTTGTGGCGATGCAGGCTGCTGGTTTGGATCCGAGTTTCGCTATCGGAGGGCAGCTGAATAAGGCTGGCACAAATGCTCATCATGGCAGTGGCCGGGTGTTCGTGGCGGAGGCTGACGAATCCGATGCTTCGTTGTTGACCTATGCGCCGGATGTGGCGGTGGTGACCAACATTGAGCCGGATCATTTGGATTTCTTTGGCACTCCTTTGGCCTATTTCAAGGTGTTTGATGATTTTGCCGCACTAGTGTCTGACACGTTGATTGTGGGTCTGGATGACGAGCATGCTGCTGCCTTGGCGAAGCGTTGCCTTGATGCTGGTGTTGGTTGCAAGGTTGTTGGTTATGGCACTGAGCAGGCGTGCGCGCAGCATCCTTCAGTGCCGGCTGCGGCGGTTGTTAGTGGTGTGGAAACCACGGCGTCAGGCTCACATTTTTCGGTGGCGTTGGCCTCCGGCGAGGTCGAAGTCGACTTGCAGGTTCCTGGGCTGCATATGGCGCTGAATGCTGCTGCTGCGATTGTTGCGGGTGCATGCGTTGGTGGTGACCCGCAGGCTTTGGCCCGGGGTGTGAGCGATTTTTCTGGTGTGCGCCGCCGCTTTGAATACAAGGGCGAGGTCGTGCTGCAGCCCGGTACGGAGGCTGTTCAGGTGTTTGACGACTATGCGCACCATCCGACGGAGGTCGCAGCCGTGCTGAAGGCTTCGCGCGAGAAGGTTGAGCAAAAGGGCAGTGGCCGTGTGATTGTTGCTTTCCAGCCGCATTTGTACAGTCGCACGATCGAGTTCCAGCATGAGTTTGCGGAGGCCTTGTCCGCTGCGGACAAGGTGGTGCTGTTGGATATTTTCGGCGCCCGCGAGGAGCCCGTGGAGGGGATTGATGGGCGCATCATCGCGGGTAAGATGACGACATCCGTGGTGTACCAGCCTGATTTTTCCCAGGTGGCTGCAACTGTCGCGAAGATCGTGCGCCCGGGTGACATTGTGCTGACCATGGGTGCTGGCACCGTGACGATGGCCTCGGAGGAGATTGTCTTGGCCTTGCAGGAACGGGCGGGTGCCTAA